In the genome of Candidatus Margulisiibacteriota bacterium, one region contains:
- a CDS encoding flagellar hook capping FlgD N-terminal domain-containing protein: MSSVSGVSSALSKTDIDNSAMLGKDQFLKLLVTQLKYQDPLNPMQNEDFIAQLAQFSTLESMKNMEQSFKGSEAYSLIGKIVVFKDQTSAVESEGIVSGIKSKNGNYYAIIPVKSNYVEKTDALQAFAQANLMFDQYKSKLFTTESLSADNLIWKSTITSAADFATALGYASPSEVPASLKDLWDGSFYKDVLIDDITQVYPYTQ, encoded by the coding sequence ATGTCATCAGTATCAGGCGTTTCTAGTGCATTATCAAAAACGGACATCGATAACTCAGCAATGCTGGGGAAAGACCAATTTCTAAAACTATTGGTTACTCAGCTTAAGTATCAGGATCCCTTAAACCCAATGCAAAACGAAGACTTCATTGCTCAACTGGCTCAGTTTAGTACACTTGAATCCATGAAAAACATGGAGCAAAGCTTTAAGGGCTCAGAAGCGTACAGTCTAATTGGAAAAATCGTTGTCTTCAAAGACCAAACTTCAGCAGTGGAATCAGAGGGAATAGTGAGTGGAATAAAATCCAAAAATGGTAACTATTATGCAATCATCCCTGTGAAGTCTAACTATGTAGAAAAAACTGATGCACTGCAAGCTTTTGCTCAAGCTAATTTAATGTTTGACCAATACAAAAGTAAACTTTTTACAACAGAATCTCTTTCTGCTGATAATCTTATTTGGAAAAGCACAATCACTTCTGCAGCTGATTTTGCCACTGCTTTAGGTTATGCTAGTCCTTCTGAAGTCCCAGCCTCATTAAAAGACCTTTGGGATGGAAGCTTTTACAAAGACGTACTGATAGACGACATTACACAAGTTTATCCATACACACAATAA
- a CDS encoding flagellar hook-length control protein FliK, giving the protein MFAAEMNGSFINDIFRIEKSSADNSSDSVSYNRDNSSKDMSFHQDLQNKIDEQKGETFRAREREKVAYTFDSPAKPQETQGIHNNDLSDESTISTQLPTKVAPKTQTIDNASNVEQKEQKTNASLEDILTKLTSLLKKLDDENIEPTDELNKILASLASLLDKLSNKTVADMPSKDQLADISSKIKQINLTNPRTQENIPITFISKKDFAELVNKISTDLANKSMTQINTQEITSQIAELLEKLAGVIASSKKESQIIFPTFANEETKANGAKLEKSTKAPVDTIKVNTDEENKPIELNLNNEKITEEVPNKKQVVIKDKNEESLFNQNNKAEIKEAPPKVMSLDNDLSEFNTKINIKDVKELEAIPLPKTSNSNLEKQNQIMNQFRSYLTINKLKTDTEVNMRLYPRELGEVKIKITKEQIAGNENTQIIAKFQVSSAAVKAILESNFDSLKNDLQQNSNIVISALSVEINNKESNENNFSNFQDSNFSSKRKIKATEIKTENTLPEQILNNNEINSLA; this is encoded by the coding sequence ATGTTTGCAGCTGAAATGAATGGTTCTTTTATTAATGATATTTTCCGTATAGAAAAAAGTTCAGCCGATAATTCTTCCGATTCTGTATCCTATAATAGAGATAATTCTTCCAAAGATATGTCTTTCCATCAAGATTTACAAAATAAAATTGATGAACAAAAAGGAGAAACTTTTAGAGCAAGAGAAAGAGAAAAAGTAGCTTATACTTTTGACTCACCAGCTAAACCACAAGAAACACAGGGAATACATAATAACGATTTATCTGACGAGTCAACAATAAGCACACAATTACCAACCAAAGTTGCTCCAAAAACTCAAACAATAGACAACGCTAGTAATGTTGAACAAAAAGAACAAAAAACTAATGCCAGCCTAGAAGACATTCTAACTAAGCTAACCTCTTTACTAAAAAAACTTGATGATGAAAACATAGAACCTACAGATGAATTAAATAAAATTTTAGCGTCTCTGGCTAGTCTTCTAGATAAGTTATCGAATAAGACTGTAGCGGATATGCCAAGCAAAGATCAGTTGGCGGATATATCGTCAAAAATCAAACAAATCAACCTAACTAATCCACGCACCCAAGAAAATATTCCAATTACCTTTATTAGTAAAAAAGATTTTGCAGAGTTAGTGAATAAAATATCCACTGATTTGGCAAACAAAAGCATGACACAAATTAATACCCAAGAAATCACTTCACAAATAGCAGAGTTATTAGAAAAACTAGCAGGAGTAATCGCTAGTTCCAAAAAAGAATCACAGATAATTTTTCCAACTTTCGCTAACGAAGAAACTAAAGCAAATGGCGCAAAACTAGAAAAATCAACTAAAGCACCAGTGGATACAATTAAAGTAAACACTGATGAAGAAAACAAACCAATAGAGTTAAATTTAAATAATGAAAAAATAACCGAAGAAGTTCCAAACAAAAAACAAGTCGTCATAAAAGATAAAAATGAAGAGTCTCTTTTTAATCAAAACAATAAAGCTGAAATAAAAGAAGCTCCACCAAAAGTTATGTCGTTAGATAATGATTTATCAGAATTCAACACAAAAATTAATATCAAAGACGTGAAAGAACTAGAGGCAATACCCTTACCTAAAACAAGCAACTCTAATCTAGAGAAACAAAATCAAATAATGAACCAATTCCGTTCATATTTAACAATCAACAAACTAAAAACAGACACAGAAGTAAACATGCGCCTCTACCCTAGAGAATTAGGCGAAGTGAAAATTAAAATCACAAAAGAACAAATCGCTGGCAACGAAAATACTCAAATAATTGCAAAATTCCAAGTATCCAGCGCTGCCGTAAAAGCCATACTGGAAAGTAACTTTGATTCATTAAAAAATGATTTACAACAAAACTCTAATATAGTTATTTCTGCTTTAAGCGTGGAAATAAATAATAAAGAAAGTAACGAAAATAACTTTTCTAACTTTCAAGATAGCAACTTTTCCTCTAAGAGGAAAATCAAAGCGACTGAAATAAAAACAGAGAATACATTGCCAGAACAAATATTAAACAACAACGAAATTAATTCGTTAGCGTAA